In Phyllopteryx taeniolatus isolate TA_2022b chromosome 22, UOR_Ptae_1.2, whole genome shotgun sequence, one DNA window encodes the following:
- the LOC133472167 gene encoding UPF0606 protein KIAA1549-like isoform X2 has product MDPVVAAGPKTRMEPRTSEWSLTVLLLVTVMLFCMATSGSPVGGGPEWNRTAGSFSAPSPSSLPLPLRPRAANPASAYRGNRGSLAEDSGAQGIHLLLRPPDLLSPSLSPRLPPHNRPPPAPLSPWEQSNSLEEAWASGDYLETLSFVLPNGEDLALATPLPGHPYDDDDDDDDAGGDWALSYEGVLPRRPTPPLDSHVLFSPSTTAPGVPPHTRHARPDVFPAWDDDYDPEDLAPLQPTEILLPDMNSLEYYTNLLAKERVKEGSRPPSGEKHGVRFSQPFVPPTVIHNQSQARPPAVKGEQNSEASPRSAPPPRREPEHPLADPTPWLSLSPSLTSDLEAPTVGPSEPEEKDLFGPSEPPPSSNTTGRVLQPPPLGPPTSLERPYTPAEVTDNPGKSATHRTAISLTRAPPVTTPRTAQTPPGKQYLCNVSKPELYLVRVGGTRGSVAGFSQVRDLLRREFNRSVELQFLRTPSSFAFRVVSGPSIYTAISVINALRRLSRLSGTVPAVSALYTVPDVRYRVHTLLLFVPAHVDVRVCNFSERVESGLLMAYSETRRRSLESGAVSVQLLNITLNSVRMAGEQKLPVDIVFAVRDGRGYLPGYEVSRHLRNLSLVEFSFYVGFPALQIAEPFHYPELNTSHHLRSTWVRTVLLGVPDEIVSERSFKARVERRLASLLEEGLGASGRRRWRRATAAADGSLQVVRVARVSGPKRPLEVLYFVEGPGGTRVPAEETAETLNSLDLQRAAIVLGHQVQRPMARPVETVSVPPSETQSSSIWLIVGVIVPVLLALFIIILLYWKLCGSEKLEFQPDAINTIQQRQKASSVKGFDFAKLHLGQHSKDDIVVIQEAGPPPASAKEVTPSEGGGLNTPKSKGSSTKTGRTARRRGRASQSDADSSGSDQSSGRESAEESARPAAAPVEAKQQKKPPKNAASVGDELMSSSSIFDHVDRLSRGSSDGVRRQAGKVQLIAMQPRASTPAQPSPSLSQKVSTEVALRHKSEMEQRRNKLRQRAKRRGQCEFPSMDDIMDAFGDGPVQTEVARRLYGSAHDHTDYADCILRADTPSPPTPADERRRGRHSPRVRRAPPGPGSLPDTDQDRLLMDQAATYRKYPGLNNVAYMSDPDLPPDHRSPSPTDEVFDAALAPPPYAPPQPSIEEARQQMHSLLDDAFALVSPTSQGLSPALPGPLGRQWGSYPAGPSHSPLSARYAELGVSPISGLGAQGHLQRQSSGGFVSSGEQLQDHLYSGRGQYKQLPSSSRPRPVGGSTAGLQLQHLTQVGLSSQIGAYPAVGRSASGPTGSRWNERHSDRDLSGPVSSRETAASFAEFSSASVFQLPSSSLRDASPPPLLLTSPTPEYLPEDASPSAHSSASLIKAIREELRRLAQKQAVTSYP; this is encoded by the exons GTGGCCCGGAATGGAACAGAACCGCAGGGTCTTTCTCCGCACCTTCACCTTCGTCACTTCCCCTCCCGCTCAGACCTCGTGCAGCCAACCCAGCGTCTGCTTACCGTGGTAACCGTGGCAGTCTAGCAGAGGATTCTGGCGCTCAGGGGATCCACCTGCTCCTTAGACCCCCGGACTTGCTGTCTCCCAGCCTGTCTCCGCGGCTACCCCCCCACAACCgaccgccccccgcccccctgtCGCCATGGGAGCAGAGCAACTCCCTGGAGGAGGCGTGGGCTTCGGGAGACTACCTGGAGACGCTCTCCTTCGTGCTTCCCAATGGCGAGGACCTGGCCCTGGCTACCCCTCTTCCCGGCCACCCctacgacgacgacgacgacgacgacgacgccgGTGGGGACTGGGCGCTCTCCTATGAGGGCGTCTTACCTCGCCGTCCCACCCCGCCGCTTGACTCCCACGTTCTCTTTTCGCCCTCCACCACCGCTCCCGGCGTGCCCCCGCACACCCGCCACGCCCGCCCGGACGTCTTCCCCGCCTGGGACGACGACTACGACCCCGAGGACTTGGCGCCACTCCAGCCGACGGAGATTCTGCTGCCGGACATGAACAGTTTAGAATACTATACCAACCTTTTGGCAAAGGAGAGGGTGAAGGAGGGTTCTCGCCCCCCCTCTGGTGAGAAGCACGGGGTCCGCTTTTCTCAACCGTTTGTACCCCCAACAGTGATCCACAACCAAAGCCAAGCTCGGCCTCCCGCCGTGAAGGGGGAGCAGAACTCTGAGGCATCTCCGAGGTCTGCTCCCCCTCCGCGGAGGGAGCCCGAGCATCCCCTCGCTGACCCCAccccttggctgtccctctcaCCCTCCCTCACGAGTGATTTGGAGGCCCCAACAGTTGGTCCTTCTGAGCCAGAAGAAAAAGACCTCTTTGGCCCAAGCGAACCCCCACCCAGTTCCAACACGACCGGTCGGGTGCTTCAGCCTCCGCCGCTGGGACCCCCCACCAGTCTTGAAAGACCGTACACACCAGCAGAGGTCACTGACAATCCGGGGAAGTCCGCCACCCACAGGACGGCCATCAGCTTAACCAGAGCGCCTCCGGTGACCACGCCCAGGACGGCCCAGACCCCTCCCGGCAAACAGTACCTGTGCAACGTCAGCAAGCCCGAGTTGTACCTGGTCAGAGTAG GTGGTACCAGAGGCTCGGTAGCTGGGTTCAGTCAGGTCCGGGATCTTTTGAGGAGAGAGTTTAACCGCTCTGTCGAGCTTCAG TTCTTGAGGACCCCGTCCAGTTTTGCCTTCCGTGTGGTATCCGGACCGTCGATCTACACAGCCATATCGGTCATCAACGCCCTCCGCCGACTGTCGCGTCTCTCGGGCACGGTTCCTGCCGTGTCCGCCCTCTACACCGTACCTGACGTCAGGTACCGAGTCCACACGCTGCTGCTTTTTGTTCCCGCCCACGTCGACGTCAGAGTTTGCAACTTTAGCGAGCGTGTGGAGAGCGGCCTCCTGATGGCGTACAGCGAAACTCGGCGCCGCTCTTTGGAGTCGGGCGCCGTCAGCGTGCAG CTGCTGAACATCACACTCAACTCCGTGAGGATGGCGGGCGAGCAGAAGCTTCCCGTCGACATCGTGTTTGCGGTACGGGACGGGCGAGGCTACCTGCCGGGATACGAGGTCAGCCGGCACCTGAGGAACCTCAGCCTGGTGGAGTTCAGTTTCTACGTCGGGTTTCCCGCCCTGCAGATCGCTGAAC CTTTTCACTATCCTGAGCTGAACACCTCCCATCACTTGAGATCCACTTGGGTCCGCACGG TCTTGCTCGGCGTGCCAGACGAGATCGTTTCCGAGCGAAGTTTTAAAGCTCGTGTGGAGCGACGCTTGGCCTCGCTGCTGGAGGAAGGACTGGGAGCGTCTGGCAGGAGGCGCTGGAGGAGAGCCACTGCCGCAGCCGACGGCAGTCTGCAG GTGGTGCGCGTGGCCAGAGTGTCCGGGCCGAAGCGCCCCCTGGAGGTATTATATTTTGTGGAGGGTCCGGGAGGCACCCGGGTCCCGGCGGAGGAGACCGCAGAAACCCTGAACAGCTTGGACCTCCAGAGAGCTGCCATCGTCCTGGGACACCAGGTCCAGCGACCGATGGCCCGAC CGGTGGAGACCGTGTCCGTCCCGCCATCTGAGACCCAAAGCAGTAGCATTTGGCTCATTGTTGGCGTGATTGTGCCAGTCTTGCTGgccctcttcatcatcatcctcctctaCTGGAAGCTGTGTGGCTCTGAGAAATTGGAGTTTCAACCAGATGCCATCAACACCATCCAGCAGAGACAGAAG GCCTCCAGTGTGAAAGGCTTCGACTTTGCCAAACTTCACCTGGGCCAGCACAGTAAAGACGACATCGTGGTGATTCAGGAAGCGGGACCGCCGCCGGCGTCCGCAAAAGAGGTGACGCCCTCTGAAGGGGGGGGCCTCAACACCCCCAAATCCAAAGGCTCGTCCACCAAAACTGGCAGAACAGCGCGGCGTCGTGGCAG GGCCAGCCAATCAGACGCCGACTCGTCGGGTAGCGACCAATCGAGCGGCAGAGAGTCGGCGGAGGAGAGCGCTCGACCTGCAGCCGCTCCCGTGGAGGCCAAGCAACAGAAGAAGCCGCCCAAAAATG CGGCATCGGTCGGAGATGAGCTGATGTCGTCGTCTTCCATCTTTGACCACGTCGACCGTCTTTCCCGCGGCTCGTCGGACGGCGTGCGGCGGCAGGCCGGCAAAGTTCAGCTCATCGCCATGCAGCCGCGGGCCAGCACGCCGGCGCAGCCCAGCCCGTCGCTCTCGCAGAAAGTCAGCACTGAG GTGGCACTGCGACACAAGTCTGAGATGGAGCAGCGGAGGAACAAACTCCGGCAGCGCGCCAAGAGGCGAGGGCAGTGCGAGTTCCCGTCCATGGACGATATCATGGACGCCTTTGGAGACGGGCCGGTCCAGACCGAAGTGGCCCGGCGTCTCTACGGCTCGGCCCACGACCACACGGACTACGCCGACTGCATCCTGCGGGCCGACACCCCGTCCCCGCCGACGCCCGCCGACGAGCGGCGGAG AGGGAGGCACTCTCCCCGGGTGCGGCGGGCTCCGCCGGGACCTGGTAGTCTTCCAGATACGGACCAGGATCGTCTGCTGATGGACCAGGCCGCCACTTATAGAAAGTACCCGGGCCTCAACAACGTGGCCTACATG TCGGACCCGGACCTGCCTCCGGACCACAGGAGCCCGTCCCCCACCGACGAGGTGTTTGACGCCGCCCTCGCCCCGCCCCCGTACGCGCCGCCCCAGCCCTCCATCGAGGAAGCCCGGCAGCAGATGCACTCGCTCCTGGACGACGCCTTCGCTCTAGTGTCCCCGACCTCGCAAGGCCTGAGTCCCGCCCTCCCCGGACCCCTCGGGAGGCAGTGGGGGTCCTACCCGGCGGGGCCCTCCCACAGCCCCCTCTCGGCC AGATATGCCGAGCTGGGGGTTTCTCCGATCTCTGGCCTGGGAGCTCAAGGTCATCTGCAGAG ACAGAGCTCTGGAGGCTTCGTTTCCAGTGGCGAGCAGCTGCAAGATCACCTGTACTCCGGCAGGGGGCAGTACAAACAGTTGCCCTCCTCCTCCAGACCCCGACCTGTAGGAGGCAGCACAG CAGGTTTGCAGCTCCAGCACCTGACCCAGGTGGGTCTCTCCAGCCAGATCGGGGCGTACCCGGCGGTGGGTCGCAGCGCCTCGGGCCCGACCGGCTCCCGCTGGAACGAGCGGCACTCGGACCGGGACCTGTCCGGACCCGTGTCCAGCAGAGAGACC GCGGCGTCATTCGCCGAGTTCTCGTCCGCGTCGGTTTTCCAATTGCCAAGCTCTTCGCTTCGGGACGCGTCCCCGCCGCCTCTTCTCCTGACCTCCCCGACTCCCGAGTACCTGCCCGAGGACGCCTCGCCGTCCGCCCATAGCTCGGCCTCCCTGATCAAGGCTATCAGAGAGGAGCTTCGTCGCCTGGCCCAGAAACAGGCCGTGACCAGCTACCCCTAG
- the LOC133472167 gene encoding UPF0606 protein KIAA1549-like isoform X1, with the protein MDPVVAAGPKTRMEPRTSEWSLTVLLLVTVMLFCMATSGSPVGGGPEWNRTAGSFSAPSPSSLPLPLRPRAANPASAYRGNRGSLAEDSGAQGIHLLLRPPDLLSPSLSPRLPPHNRPPPAPLSPWEQSNSLEEAWASGDYLETLSFVLPNGEDLALATPLPGHPYDDDDDDDDAGGDWALSYEGVLPRRPTPPLDSHVLFSPSTTAPGVPPHTRHARPDVFPAWDDDYDPEDLAPLQPTEILLPDMNSLEYYTNLLAKERVKEGSRPPSGEKHGVRFSQPFVPPTVIHNQSQARPPAVKGEQNSEASPRSAPPPRREPEHPLADPTPWLSLSPSLTSDLEAPTVGPSEPEEKDLFGPSEPPPSSNTTGRVLQPPPLGPPTSLERPYTPAEVTDNPGKSATHRTAISLTRAPPVTTPRTAQTPPGKQYLCNVSKPELYLVRVGGTRGSVAGFSQVRDLLRREFNRSVELQFLRTPSSFAFRVVSGPSIYTAISVINALRRLSRLSGTVPAVSALYTVPDVRYRVHTLLLFVPAHVDVRVCNFSERVESGLLMAYSETRRRSLESGAVSVQLLNITLNSVRMAGEQKLPVDIVFAVRDGRGYLPGYEVSRHLRNLSLVEFSFYVGFPALQIAEPFHYPELNTSHHLRSTWVRTVLLGVPDEIVSERSFKARVERRLASLLEEGLGASGRRRWRRATAAADGSLQVVRVARVSGPKRPLEVLYFVEGPGGTRVPAEETAETLNSLDLQRAAIVLGHQVQRPMARPVETVSVPPSETQSSSIWLIVGVIVPVLLALFIIILLYWKLCGSEKLEFQPDAINTIQQRQKLQASSVKGFDFAKLHLGQHSKDDIVVIQEAGPPPASAKEVTPSEGGGLNTPKSKGSSTKTGRTARRRGRASQSDADSSGSDQSSGRESAEESARPAAAPVEAKQQKKPPKNAASVGDELMSSSSIFDHVDRLSRGSSDGVRRQAGKVQLIAMQPRASTPAQPSPSLSQKVSTEVALRHKSEMEQRRNKLRQRAKRRGQCEFPSMDDIMDAFGDGPVQTEVARRLYGSAHDHTDYADCILRADTPSPPTPADERRRGRHSPRVRRAPPGPGSLPDTDQDRLLMDQAATYRKYPGLNNVAYMSDPDLPPDHRSPSPTDEVFDAALAPPPYAPPQPSIEEARQQMHSLLDDAFALVSPTSQGLSPALPGPLGRQWGSYPAGPSHSPLSARYAELGVSPISGLGAQGHLQRQSSGGFVSSGEQLQDHLYSGRGQYKQLPSSSRPRPVGGSTAGLQLQHLTQVGLSSQIGAYPAVGRSASGPTGSRWNERHSDRDLSGPVSSRETAASFAEFSSASVFQLPSSSLRDASPPPLLLTSPTPEYLPEDASPSAHSSASLIKAIREELRRLAQKQAVTSYP; encoded by the exons GTGGCCCGGAATGGAACAGAACCGCAGGGTCTTTCTCCGCACCTTCACCTTCGTCACTTCCCCTCCCGCTCAGACCTCGTGCAGCCAACCCAGCGTCTGCTTACCGTGGTAACCGTGGCAGTCTAGCAGAGGATTCTGGCGCTCAGGGGATCCACCTGCTCCTTAGACCCCCGGACTTGCTGTCTCCCAGCCTGTCTCCGCGGCTACCCCCCCACAACCgaccgccccccgcccccctgtCGCCATGGGAGCAGAGCAACTCCCTGGAGGAGGCGTGGGCTTCGGGAGACTACCTGGAGACGCTCTCCTTCGTGCTTCCCAATGGCGAGGACCTGGCCCTGGCTACCCCTCTTCCCGGCCACCCctacgacgacgacgacgacgacgacgacgccgGTGGGGACTGGGCGCTCTCCTATGAGGGCGTCTTACCTCGCCGTCCCACCCCGCCGCTTGACTCCCACGTTCTCTTTTCGCCCTCCACCACCGCTCCCGGCGTGCCCCCGCACACCCGCCACGCCCGCCCGGACGTCTTCCCCGCCTGGGACGACGACTACGACCCCGAGGACTTGGCGCCACTCCAGCCGACGGAGATTCTGCTGCCGGACATGAACAGTTTAGAATACTATACCAACCTTTTGGCAAAGGAGAGGGTGAAGGAGGGTTCTCGCCCCCCCTCTGGTGAGAAGCACGGGGTCCGCTTTTCTCAACCGTTTGTACCCCCAACAGTGATCCACAACCAAAGCCAAGCTCGGCCTCCCGCCGTGAAGGGGGAGCAGAACTCTGAGGCATCTCCGAGGTCTGCTCCCCCTCCGCGGAGGGAGCCCGAGCATCCCCTCGCTGACCCCAccccttggctgtccctctcaCCCTCCCTCACGAGTGATTTGGAGGCCCCAACAGTTGGTCCTTCTGAGCCAGAAGAAAAAGACCTCTTTGGCCCAAGCGAACCCCCACCCAGTTCCAACACGACCGGTCGGGTGCTTCAGCCTCCGCCGCTGGGACCCCCCACCAGTCTTGAAAGACCGTACACACCAGCAGAGGTCACTGACAATCCGGGGAAGTCCGCCACCCACAGGACGGCCATCAGCTTAACCAGAGCGCCTCCGGTGACCACGCCCAGGACGGCCCAGACCCCTCCCGGCAAACAGTACCTGTGCAACGTCAGCAAGCCCGAGTTGTACCTGGTCAGAGTAG GTGGTACCAGAGGCTCGGTAGCTGGGTTCAGTCAGGTCCGGGATCTTTTGAGGAGAGAGTTTAACCGCTCTGTCGAGCTTCAG TTCTTGAGGACCCCGTCCAGTTTTGCCTTCCGTGTGGTATCCGGACCGTCGATCTACACAGCCATATCGGTCATCAACGCCCTCCGCCGACTGTCGCGTCTCTCGGGCACGGTTCCTGCCGTGTCCGCCCTCTACACCGTACCTGACGTCAGGTACCGAGTCCACACGCTGCTGCTTTTTGTTCCCGCCCACGTCGACGTCAGAGTTTGCAACTTTAGCGAGCGTGTGGAGAGCGGCCTCCTGATGGCGTACAGCGAAACTCGGCGCCGCTCTTTGGAGTCGGGCGCCGTCAGCGTGCAG CTGCTGAACATCACACTCAACTCCGTGAGGATGGCGGGCGAGCAGAAGCTTCCCGTCGACATCGTGTTTGCGGTACGGGACGGGCGAGGCTACCTGCCGGGATACGAGGTCAGCCGGCACCTGAGGAACCTCAGCCTGGTGGAGTTCAGTTTCTACGTCGGGTTTCCCGCCCTGCAGATCGCTGAAC CTTTTCACTATCCTGAGCTGAACACCTCCCATCACTTGAGATCCACTTGGGTCCGCACGG TCTTGCTCGGCGTGCCAGACGAGATCGTTTCCGAGCGAAGTTTTAAAGCTCGTGTGGAGCGACGCTTGGCCTCGCTGCTGGAGGAAGGACTGGGAGCGTCTGGCAGGAGGCGCTGGAGGAGAGCCACTGCCGCAGCCGACGGCAGTCTGCAG GTGGTGCGCGTGGCCAGAGTGTCCGGGCCGAAGCGCCCCCTGGAGGTATTATATTTTGTGGAGGGTCCGGGAGGCACCCGGGTCCCGGCGGAGGAGACCGCAGAAACCCTGAACAGCTTGGACCTCCAGAGAGCTGCCATCGTCCTGGGACACCAGGTCCAGCGACCGATGGCCCGAC CGGTGGAGACCGTGTCCGTCCCGCCATCTGAGACCCAAAGCAGTAGCATTTGGCTCATTGTTGGCGTGATTGTGCCAGTCTTGCTGgccctcttcatcatcatcctcctctaCTGGAAGCTGTGTGGCTCTGAGAAATTGGAGTTTCAACCAGATGCCATCAACACCATCCAGCAGAGACAGAAG CTGCAGGCCTCCAGTGTGAAAGGCTTCGACTTTGCCAAACTTCACCTGGGCCAGCACAGTAAAGACGACATCGTGGTGATTCAGGAAGCGGGACCGCCGCCGGCGTCCGCAAAAGAGGTGACGCCCTCTGAAGGGGGGGGCCTCAACACCCCCAAATCCAAAGGCTCGTCCACCAAAACTGGCAGAACAGCGCGGCGTCGTGGCAG GGCCAGCCAATCAGACGCCGACTCGTCGGGTAGCGACCAATCGAGCGGCAGAGAGTCGGCGGAGGAGAGCGCTCGACCTGCAGCCGCTCCCGTGGAGGCCAAGCAACAGAAGAAGCCGCCCAAAAATG CGGCATCGGTCGGAGATGAGCTGATGTCGTCGTCTTCCATCTTTGACCACGTCGACCGTCTTTCCCGCGGCTCGTCGGACGGCGTGCGGCGGCAGGCCGGCAAAGTTCAGCTCATCGCCATGCAGCCGCGGGCCAGCACGCCGGCGCAGCCCAGCCCGTCGCTCTCGCAGAAAGTCAGCACTGAG GTGGCACTGCGACACAAGTCTGAGATGGAGCAGCGGAGGAACAAACTCCGGCAGCGCGCCAAGAGGCGAGGGCAGTGCGAGTTCCCGTCCATGGACGATATCATGGACGCCTTTGGAGACGGGCCGGTCCAGACCGAAGTGGCCCGGCGTCTCTACGGCTCGGCCCACGACCACACGGACTACGCCGACTGCATCCTGCGGGCCGACACCCCGTCCCCGCCGACGCCCGCCGACGAGCGGCGGAG AGGGAGGCACTCTCCCCGGGTGCGGCGGGCTCCGCCGGGACCTGGTAGTCTTCCAGATACGGACCAGGATCGTCTGCTGATGGACCAGGCCGCCACTTATAGAAAGTACCCGGGCCTCAACAACGTGGCCTACATG TCGGACCCGGACCTGCCTCCGGACCACAGGAGCCCGTCCCCCACCGACGAGGTGTTTGACGCCGCCCTCGCCCCGCCCCCGTACGCGCCGCCCCAGCCCTCCATCGAGGAAGCCCGGCAGCAGATGCACTCGCTCCTGGACGACGCCTTCGCTCTAGTGTCCCCGACCTCGCAAGGCCTGAGTCCCGCCCTCCCCGGACCCCTCGGGAGGCAGTGGGGGTCCTACCCGGCGGGGCCCTCCCACAGCCCCCTCTCGGCC AGATATGCCGAGCTGGGGGTTTCTCCGATCTCTGGCCTGGGAGCTCAAGGTCATCTGCAGAG ACAGAGCTCTGGAGGCTTCGTTTCCAGTGGCGAGCAGCTGCAAGATCACCTGTACTCCGGCAGGGGGCAGTACAAACAGTTGCCCTCCTCCTCCAGACCCCGACCTGTAGGAGGCAGCACAG CAGGTTTGCAGCTCCAGCACCTGACCCAGGTGGGTCTCTCCAGCCAGATCGGGGCGTACCCGGCGGTGGGTCGCAGCGCCTCGGGCCCGACCGGCTCCCGCTGGAACGAGCGGCACTCGGACCGGGACCTGTCCGGACCCGTGTCCAGCAGAGAGACC GCGGCGTCATTCGCCGAGTTCTCGTCCGCGTCGGTTTTCCAATTGCCAAGCTCTTCGCTTCGGGACGCGTCCCCGCCGCCTCTTCTCCTGACCTCCCCGACTCCCGAGTACCTGCCCGAGGACGCCTCGCCGTCCGCCCATAGCTCGGCCTCCCTGATCAAGGCTATCAGAGAGGAGCTTCGTCGCCTGGCCCAGAAACAGGCCGTGACCAGCTACCCCTAG